The genomic DNA TACAGAAATACCACTGATTAACCAAAATGATGCAGAAATTATTTTGTTCATTTATTCCCTATTAAatccttgtttttatttttgctcaCTTTTAATCAGTTTGGCACCATTTTGGGAGTGATGGACATGTTCCAAAAACCTAAAACAGTTGGTCCAGATTGGTCTAATTATGAAACGTCTTGCTGTTACGTGCTTTTGTTAGTGTTTTCCCAAACTAAAAACAGGGACTACTTGTTGATCAGGTGAGTGCTGTACCTTCAGGCCAAACTCTTTAGGAGAAACTGTCTGTGCTTGTTTAGAGACACCTTTTTGCATGGTTTACCGGTTAGGAATGTTATAACAAATGGAAATAAACTtttatgaaaaatatttttaaaaaaatactgaatAATTCACAGTCATTTGCTGCATTAGAATATGCAGATCCAATTCGTTTGCCAATTTCTttaaattattattgttattttttaatcTGAAACAACTATTGCAAAAATGTAAAAAGACTCTTAAAGGATGCACCGAGATGGAGGTgtagcagaggcggttttacccagGGAAGTGCTGCATGTGATTAATGGTTTCAGGCAGAGGCATTCCAAAGCTCTCGGGCAGCAGGAGACTCAGCAACCCTGCCAGACCTGTGAGGCTCCCCATCAGGATGTAAGGCAGTGAAACGGAATAGGTTCCTGTGGTGGAACATCATAGAAGGGGGAGACTGAAAAACAACCTTGGCTACAATGGTACTACAGAGCTGCTGAACACACACCGACAAGTCGTGAAAACCTTGCAAATGAGGGTTTTAAAGGACTAAAGCAGGAGTTCTGTGTCTAAATTTGAGGTGGTTTTTATTGCCGACAGAGGCTTTTATAGGTTTTAGGGTGTCATTTCCTGCCGTTACAAAGACCAGCATGAAATCTAAACGTGTAACCACCAGAACGCTCTGCCACTCATGGTTGAAGAATTATTTAGGCACAGCTTCTACAGAAAATGTTTGTTTGGGACTTGATTTCTAATAAAAAGTCTGTGTTCCTGTGTTGATGCTAGATTAACTTTGATTTTTTTCCTTCAGACAGTTACTTGACACGGCACAAAATTTCATCAGAAATGTTTCAGACATCATTTGAAACTTTCCACTTATTACTGGAACAAAAAAAACATTCTAATAAAACTAAAAGAGATTTTTGCAGACATTCATCAACGAAACTCACTGGGATACTGGAGGAATATGAACAAAACTTACTTAAATGAACAAAATAGGGTGCAATAATGCTGCCTATTCTGGAAGCCATTGAGCAGGCGCCAACAGACGTGTTCCTCAATACAGTTGGGTAGAGTTCTGCTGTGTACGCATATGCAACAGCAAACGCAGTCGACACTGAAAATTTCCCCATCATCTCAAATGTGATGGATAGAAAAACCAAGTCTGTTGGGACAAAAACAATAAGAGGTTAAACGTATCCTTAAAATAAGGTGGTGTTAAAAGGCTGCCAGATTTGATACATACTTGCTGGTACAAGCTGTATGATGAGTAGAAACAACCCTCCTGCGACAAGAGTTGAGAAAAGACTCCACCGTCTGGGAAACCAATGGAACATAGCCCATGACAAGGCATAGGCCGGCATCTCTACCATGGCCGACAGGAAACAGTTGAAGAACGCATTCCCATGGAGGTTTCCCGTGTTCAGGGAAAGGGCAAAGTAGGCGATGGTAAGGGTGTTCCTGCGTGGAGCATAAACAAAACGTCTTTATTTCATATAAAAGAAAAATAGGGAAGTGCACAATTACTGCAACTGTAGCTTAATGTCCTCAGTAGTTTTGTGTTTGCCAAAAAATGATACATTGGAAGGAGTGATTGACACATTTTATCAATacatttgcggtggtctctagtaggaatgaatgctttgtaaatCATTCTTGGGAGGGAAGATGTATCTGTGCACTATTTCTCAAAGACTAAAAgctgcccacatcacagctgagcttcagacggcaggtttaggAGCCTCATTTCCTGACATTAGGACATCTGGCCCCAGACTGATAATGGCAACGTGACTATCACTGACTTGCAgcgtagatgttttatctccacaaatatcacaatcctggaggagcttctgttgTGTAGTCGTGTTGCTGATGCTATTGGTTAGCTTAAACTATCCAAACTGTTCTCTGCTGATTACCCAACATTCAAACAACAAAAGCCTTCCACGTCTTGAGTATGCTGAATTCACAGTGACAGATCTGAgggttttctaatcctagattttcacattttctatcagaagctaatgcaggagaccgttttcatgttcagcctgcatgaaaaattcaagagtgaccaatcataatcagaaaaacatttaaaaaattgctttcagtcaaccacacctttaacttcACATTTCATTAAACATCATTACTGCTGAATAAtatttactactactactgtgAGAGCATGGAATCCTCCACCAGTTCAGTATAGCGTAGACAGATTGGTGCGGTCTAGCTTAAAAGACTTCACTTCTTCATTATTGATGATGAAATGTAGGTTTCTCAATTGGTGCAAATCCAGATAAATGGTTGTAAGGCGTTCCATGCATTTGTTTAGATTTTGGGACGGTGCAGTGTTGCCCATTTTGTTTCAAAAATATTAGTCAATTTTGAATTTTCCGTAAAACATGTGAAGTTTGTCAGTATTTTTAACAACTGTAGGACAAGTATCTAAAAGTTTGCCATTTCCAACACAATTTTTAAATAATCACAAATGCATCTCACGGGTTTCACGTTTGTGGGACAAGTACACACATGCTGTGCAATTACACAAAACCTGATTTTGATCTTCGCTGCAACCTTCACAGCACCCGACGGGTCATTATTTATGGAGCTGAAATGTAGTCGAAATGACACGTCGAGACAAAAACTGCATGTGCACAGTACAGtgtacatggtgtgtgtgtgtgtgtgtgtgtgtgtgtgtgtgtgtgtgtgtagtcctaGTGCGGAATGTGACAGCAAGCTGCGCCAGCAGGGACTCACCAGATCAGCCACAGCATGACAGAAATCCAGCGGATGTTTGAAGAACGTAGCAGGTCACAGATGTTGTGGGCCCTCTTGTCCTTAGAATCTGCTTCATTCTGTGAGCCAACGTAGCGTgaggaacaacaacaaacattaaAAAGCTGAGCCATTCGTCTAGAAATAATGTAATGAGAGTGATGCTTTGAGGCCTCAGCCTCTTGCTGGGAGACATAAACATGTCTGAGTTGAAATGTGAACTCAACGGAAAAGCTTAGGAAAGCAGTCTGTCATTAGTAATGCTGGATTTTCATGCATCCATATAAATTattatgattaaaaaataaaaagcaatagtTGGATTGATCCGTGTTGCTTCCTAAGTGGACAGTTTAATTTCACAGAAGTGTGATTGACTTGGAGTTGCATTGTGCTGTTTAAGTGGTCTGAGCAGTGTATATCGATAAATGAAGAAACGAAGTGCTAAAATATCTGAGCTTAAATTCACAAATCAGCAGGATGTATTTTGCAGGTGCAAATTAAGGTTTTGCACTTCCATTTGATTCTCAAATGGATCACAAAGTAATATTCACTCAAGAACTGCATTCAAGACTAAAAAAATACCTCTTCCATGCTTGTGTAATTGACTCACAGTTGACTAAAGTATcacgtcatcttttttttttttttcaaaaggaaTTCTTATTCAGGATTATGTTAAGTCAGACATACGCTCTGACTTTTTCCAGTTGTATTCAGCTCTGGTCACAGGTCACAGGTCATGGATCATGGTGTCAAACATGATCTGATGTGACCCAACTGATCACACTGTACATGATAGCAACACACTGGACTAACCTTAACCCTAACACATCAGTCCTCCAAATCCAGAATTCTGGAAGAGAGAAGACTGTTGCCATGTTTATGTCAGTTGTCCTTGAGGCTTGCCATAGttggaggacacacaggggtttATGGGGATTGGAGTCTGAAGTGGTAAGTCAACTGGGGGTTTGAGAATTCCGTTTTTATTTGATTACACAACAAACACACTTCCTTGACATCCTTGCCTTTGTGTGCAGAGAAGtgttaaaagtaaataaataaataaaagactatGCGAGTACCCCCATGAGTTATGAGCAGAATTTCACTGTGCTGTGAGAAAACGTATACATGAATGAGGAggacatgcaaactccacacagaaatgCCCCAGTTGGGATTCAAACcttcaaccttcttgctgcaatgcAACAGTGCTACTAGCTGCACCACCATGCTGGTCACCATTAACTGATATCTTACAGTAATGAGTACCAGATTCCATCATACAAGACCAGCTTTCTAAAGCCTAGACTATACTTCATCTCTGCAGCTTTGGGCAAACCCTCTGGCCTGCTGCAGAGTGATTGTGTCAACAGATCACGGCCTTGCAGACAGAGAAGTAAACTAGGCTTAACCCTCCTGAGAGTTTGTGGTTTATAAGAAATTAAAATGGCATGCCACTGGAGTGTAAAGCTCGTGATTTGTGACTTAAGTTTCAAAGAAGTTGAAGAGCATTGGAGAGTctagaaataattaaaaacaggttTGCTTTTCTTCAACTTTTAGAACCCCATGGCTTTAAGGACAACAGAAACAGATCAACAGCTCAACTCCAGCTGATCTTACCGCTAAAGAACTAAAGATGGCCACTGGAGGCTCAATGTTGTTCAGCTTAGCAGCATTTAAAATGATGGCCTCTGCTTCTTCAAGTTTTCCCTGCGAGATCAGCCACCGTGGAGACTCTGGAACAAACCTGTCTCAGTTTGCAACAGTAAAAAAGGCCAAAAGGTGATCATCAGCATTGGtattaaaataaacaataacaggTACAACCTAGAAATCCTCACTACAGGAAGAAAGACTCTTGGAAATTCTGCAAATTGAATGAAAAGCTTACTTTGCAACAAGTTAAAATATGGAAGTTGTCACGGAATTTGCAAAACCCCAAGAGCTACGTTCTCCTCGGGTCTCAGCATGTTAACTATAGGTTAGTGACACCTCCTCTAACAAGTCTGTTAATGCATGTCCCTCTGCCCCAAGGGAACAGCATCAGATTCTTCTCGCAAACATCATTTGCAGCAGCCTTACTTTGAGTGAATAAGTGATTACATTCCTGACACAACATATACTGCTATACTGATTTAGCAACCATTTTGGAAAGGAAGAGGTCAAAAATGTTTTACAACAGTTGAACATCAACAGACACACGAACATGGACCTACCTACCACCAGAAAGCCACACGGATGCAGCCTGGTAACGTAATGCCAAAGAGAAGCATCCTCCAGTCCCTGATGAAGAACGCAATCAGCGGCAGAAGCATGTAGCCCAcagcaaagcacacacacaccccagcggTAGCGAAAATGGTTCTGGCACGTGGACCTAAAATCTCAGTTCCTTAAGGTTTGAAACAGGTTCAGTTAGACTTTTTTCCCCTTGATTCATTAAGAACTAATTCAAAATAGAAACAGTGATGTACCCAAAACAAATGCGACCAGATATGTTGCAATTTCTTCCACTCCGAGAATATAATACAAGACACAGAACATGGTCCAGCTCTGAGAGAAAATCTGAATGAATGAGGACACTGCCTGGAGTACGAT from Nothobranchius furzeri strain GRZ-AD chromosome 10, NfurGRZ-RIMD1, whole genome shotgun sequence includes the following:
- the slc22a21 gene encoding organic cation/carnitine transporter 2; protein product: MSAESPAADKILDYEGATAFLGQWGRFQRNVLFLLSVTVIPNGLIAMSTVFLTDTPAHRCLLPAHLNLSAAWRNSSIPQEEDVSGALVPSKCSRYRLESMLDYSERGLLPGVDVNLSNVPKESCLDGWEYDHSVYTSTIVSEWNLVCDESWKKPLTTSLFFFGVLTGSFLSGQLSDRYGRKVVLFVSIVLQAVSSFIQIFSQSWTMFCVLYYILGVEEIATYLVAFVLGTEILGPRARTIFATAGVCVCFAVGYMLLPLIAFFIRDWRMLLFGITLPGCIRVAFWWFVPESPRWLISQGKLEEAEAIILNAAKLNNIEPPVAIFSSLANEADSKDKRAHNICDLLRSSNIRWISVMLWLIWNTLTIAYFALSLNTGNLHGNAFFNCFLSAMVEMPAYALSWAMFHWFPRRWSLFSTLVAGGLFLLIIQLVPANLVFLSITFEMMGKFSVSTAFAVAYAYTAELYPTVLRNTSVGACSMASRIGSIIAPYFVHLRTYSVSLPYILMGSLTGLAGLLSLLLPESFGMPLPETINHMQHFPGCCQKAPYSLTPIKEEENTFEEASLVRTCSSNI